The following are encoded together in the Leguminivora glycinivorella isolate SPB_JAAS2020 chromosome 18, LegGlyc_1.1, whole genome shotgun sequence genome:
- the LOC125235882 gene encoding putative Ras-related protein Rab-33, whose amino-acid sequence MSESVSQQIPGLNLNKVFKIIVLGDSGVGKTCLTYRFCEGQFLDKSEATIGVDFRERIVRINNENIRLQLWDTAGQERFRKSMVQHYYRNVHAVVIVYDVTKPETFHSIASWMLEVESHGLMKSPRVLVGNKCDCGTAESRLATTYAQRLADKYGMPLFETSALLDAECGTVESIFMTLAHKLYSKQPLRVISVQGENGPGTVNLTRKKPRTTQPNESCLCS is encoded by the exons ATGTCGGAGTCTGTAAGCCAGCAAATACCAGGGCTAAATCtcaataaagtgtttaaaatTATAGTTCTAGGCGATTCGGGCGTCGGTAAAACTTGCTTAACTTACCGTTTCTGCGAGGGTCAATTTTTAGATAAATCTGAGGCCACTATCGGTGTCGACTTCAGAGAGCGAATTGTTCGCATAAACAATGAAAATATAAGG CTTCAACTGTGGGACACGGCAGGCCAGGAGCGTTTCCGCAAGTCCATGGTGCAGCACTACTACCGGAACGTTCATGCTGTAGTCATCGTCTATGACGTCACCAAACCAGAAACATTCCAT TCCATAGCCAGCTGGATGCTAGAAGTTGAGAGCCATGGTCTCATGAAGTCGCCTCGTGTGCTAGTTGGCAACAAATGCGATTGCGGAACGGCTGAGTCGCGACTTGCCACCACATACGCGCAGCGGCTTGCCGACAAGTATGGGATGCCG CTTTTCGAGACGTCGGCCCTTCTCGACGCAGAATGCGGGACCGTGGAATCTATCTTCATGACGCTGGCTCACAAGTTGTACTCTAAACAGCCTCTTAGGGTCATAAGTGTTCAG GGCGAAAACGGACCAGGAACAGTGAACCTAACGCGCAAGAAACCGCGAACCACTCAACCCAACGAGAGCTGCCTTTGCAGCTAA